From a region of the Candidatus Tectomicrobia bacterium genome:
- the trpE gene encoding anthranilate synthase component I, whose amino-acid sequence MKSERYVPDRETFLRLAQQGNVVPVYREVLADLETPVSAYLKVADGPYAFLLESVEGGEKWGRYCFLGSRPAAVFESKGRKVRLTRGGRAESFEAEDPIEALREFMRQYKAVEVPGLPRFWGGAVGYMAYDAVRFIERLPGRAGDDLGLPELVFMITDSLIIFDHVTQRMKVVAHAHLDGAEPEAAYREAVARIERLVSRLQDAPAAPPQEPPAPPATRLSGHPVTGAKGLHSSFPRAGFEKAVARAVEMIHAGEAIQVVLAQRLESALDVHPFSIYRALRTVNPSPYMFYLALGETTLVGASPEVLVRLEGEKVEVRPIAGTRRRGKTEEEDRALAEELLADEKERAEHIMLVDLGRNDVGRVCERGTVRVTEQMTVERYSHVMHIVSNVVGKLDEGKDAFDVLRAAFPAGTVSGAPKVRAMEIIEELEPVRRGPYAGAVGYFGFGGNMDTCIAIRTLFAREGKLYLQVGAGIVADSKPEFEYEETINKARGTLRALELARTGLL is encoded by the coding sequence ATGAAGAGCGAACGCTACGTGCCCGACCGGGAGACCTTCCTCCGGCTCGCCCAGCAGGGGAACGTCGTCCCCGTGTACCGCGAGGTCCTCGCCGACCTCGAAACCCCCGTCTCGGCCTACCTGAAGGTCGCGGACGGCCCCTACGCCTTCCTGCTCGAGAGCGTGGAGGGAGGGGAGAAGTGGGGCCGCTACTGCTTCCTCGGCAGCCGCCCGGCGGCCGTCTTCGAGAGCAAGGGGCGGAAGGTGCGCCTCACGCGGGGGGGCCGGGCCGAGTCCTTCGAGGCCGAGGACCCCATCGAGGCCCTGCGGGAGTTCATGCGCCAGTACAAGGCCGTCGAGGTGCCCGGCCTGCCCCGCTTCTGGGGCGGCGCCGTGGGCTACATGGCCTACGACGCGGTGCGCTTCATCGAGCGGCTGCCCGGGCGGGCGGGGGACGACCTGGGGCTGCCCGAGCTGGTCTTCATGATCACGGACAGCCTGATCATCTTCGACCACGTCACCCAGCGGATGAAGGTGGTGGCCCACGCCCACCTCGACGGGGCGGAGCCCGAGGCCGCCTACCGCGAGGCGGTGGCCCGGATCGAGCGGCTGGTCTCGCGCCTCCAGGACGCCCCGGCGGCCCCGCCCCAGGAGCCGCCCGCCCCCCCCGCCACGAGGCTCTCGGGCCATCCCGTGACCGGGGCTAAGGGGCTGCATTCTTCTTTCCCGCGCGCGGGCTTCGAGAAGGCGGTCGCCCGGGCGGTGGAGATGATCCACGCCGGAGAGGCCATCCAGGTGGTGCTGGCCCAGCGGCTGGAGAGCGCGCTGGACGTGCATCCTTTCTCCATCTACCGGGCGCTCCGGACGGTGAACCCCTCGCCCTACATGTTCTACCTGGCGCTGGGCGAGACCACCCTCGTCGGCGCCTCTCCCGAGGTGCTGGTGCGCCTCGAGGGAGAGAAGGTCGAGGTGCGGCCCATCGCGGGCACGCGGCGCCGGGGAAAAACGGAGGAGGAGGACCGCGCCCTCGCCGAGGAACTCCTCGCGGACGAGAAGGAGCGCGCCGAGCACATCATGCTCGTGGACCTGGGCCGCAACGACGTGGGCCGGGTGTGCGAGCGGGGCACGGTGCGCGTCACGGAGCAGATGACGGTCGAGCGCTACAGCCACGTCATGCACATCGTGAGCAACGTGGTGGGCAAATTGGACGAGGGCAAGGACGCCTTCGACGTCCTGCGCGCCGCCTTTCCGGCGGGCACGGTCTCGGGCGCCCCCAAGGTGCGGGCGATGGAGATCATCGAGGAGCTGGAGCCCGTCCGCCGGGGGCCCTACGCCGGGGCGGTGGGCTATTTCGGCTTCGGCGGCAACATGGACACCTGCATCGCCATCCGCACCCTCTTCGCCCGGGAGGGGAAGCTCTACCTCCAGGTGGGGGCGGGGATCGTGGCGGACTCGAAACCCGAGTTCGAGTACGAGGAAACCATCAACAAGGCCCGGGGTACCCTCCGCGCGCTCGAGCTGGCGCGGACGGGGCTGCTGTAG